TTCCTTTTTCCATTTTTTCTTTTTCATCTTGCAAACATATTTCAAAATATTGAATGGTTTTTGAAGTCGTAAACATTTTtggaaatcatgaacaattttttgagttcacgaacattttttgatatCATGATATTTCTAAATCGCTAACAATTTCCAAATTTACAAAACATTTTATTACAAACTCTTGGCATTTTCTGAATTCATGAACAATAGTTTTTTGCAAATCCACACTCCTTTTCGAAATCTTGAATGTTTTTTACAGATATGTGAATGGTTTGTACTCCATCACTTGACAAAGGAATTTGCACAGAGAGGGAGAATTCCTTTCAGGAACAAAAAGTAGGGTGTACTGTGAAGAGGTTCTGAAGTATATGGACATGTCATTTTCTGATGAGGAAGAACCTGTTGAGGAAGAAATGGACACCATACCAAAGGAAGTTGTTAGCCTACTAGTTGCTAGTGGCCTGAAAAGATCTTTGCTAGAGACACTGAACCAAGTCAGCAGCAATGGGAACACGATCTCAAAAAACAACAAATGGGGGCGAGTACTTGCAAAGAAACCTGTGACTAGGAATCATGGACATATCAATATTATGGATAAGGTTGAGACATACAAAAGGAAGTATAATTTTGAGATTCCAGCAACATACCAAGGTAAATCCTTTCCCATCCTTAGCAATGAAATGTTGAATGAACAAACTAAGATTGTCAGTTTAAAAGTGGGTGTGGATGATGATAGCAGAAATGATATTGTTAATGACTTGGTTAATATTGACAAACAGAATTGTCCTAACTTTGCCAATAATAATCCTGAAATTGTTCTCCCTAAAAGTTTATATTTAAGTGTTGATGATTATTTAGAGACTCCTGTTAAGAGATCCTTTCCTCACTCTGTGGGCACTGCTGATGTGTTGGGGAGGACTCCTGCAGTGGTTTCTAAGGTCAAGCCTTGTGGCCTATCCCACCCTTTCAAAATTTCTTAATCATGATAAGTTTGATTTGGAACATTAGGGGTCTTGGTCAACCTGGAAAAAATCAATGCATATGTGATATTATAGTTGATACTAAGCTTGACTTTATTGGGTTTCAAGAAACAAAAAGAGAAATAATTTCTGAGGGTTTCCTCAAGTCTATAGATATATGTGAGGCTTTTGTTTGGCATTTCCTGCCTGCTGATAACACTGTCGGTGGCATCCTTCTTGGGATTAAGAAAGATACTTTTACAATAGTTGGTTTTACTAATAAAAAAATTGGTGTGGTTGCTACTATTAGGAATAACAAAGATGAGTTTGTTTGGCACCTTGTGGTGATCTATGGGACAACCTATAACGAATATAAAACATAATTCATTGTTGAGCTGCATGACATTTTAGAAGATTCTTCTTATCCTATTTTGCTTTGTGGTGATTTAAATCTTGTCAGATCAGCTGATGACAAAAGTTTATCAACACCCAATATACCTttctttttaatgattggattaatTGGTGGGGGTTGATGGAGATTCATATTTCTAATAGGAAGTTTACTTGGTCTAACAACCAGGCAGTCCCCATTCTTGCGGTGTTGGATAGGGTTTTTGCCTCTACATCTTGGGATAACCACTTCCCTTTATCTACTCTCGTAGCCTTGCCTAGAGCGGGGAGCGATCATACCCTGCTTGTGATTGATACTGGGGCTAGAAGTACTAATAATCCGAAGATGTTTAGGTTTAGAGAAACGGTGGTTATCCCAGCCAGATTTCAGGAATATGGTGGAAGTTGTGTGGCAGACCGATTCTAATACTAGGTCCTCTATTGATAATTGGCAATTTAAGACTAGATTGCTTAGAAAAAAGATTAAAGGTTGGATATCAATGTGGAGGCTGgtctgaaaaagaaaaagaaagctcTCCTTATGGAGATAGACAAGCTGGATATTGTTTGTGAAAGTGACCAGCTCCCTGTTGATGATGCTAACAAATTGAGAGATCTTAGGGAAGAGTTAGATAGTATCTCGAAAGTGGAGGAGACTGCTTTATGGCAGAGATCTAGAGAGAGGAAAATTTTAGAAGGTGATCATAAAATAACTACTATTTTCACTCCTTGGCTAACCATAGACACAGGAAAAACCATCTTACTCGAATGATGAGTGAGGATGGCCCTGTTCATTCTACTGCTGATATTCTCAGGGTGGCCACTAATTTTCACAAGAAGTTGTTTTCTTATGAAACCAAACCTGACATCCACTTGGGTGATGATTTATGGGATCCCTCTGAGCCGGTTACTCCAGAGGAGAATGTTGTTCTGGAAAAATCCTTTTCTGAGGCAGAAATTAAAAATGCATTATGAGTTCTTACGCAAATGGTGCCCCTGGACCTGATGTGTTCTCCTTTCTTTTTTACCCAAATTTCTCGGAGATTATCAAGAAAGATGTTTTGTGGATGGTTGAGGACTTTGAGGATGGGGTCCTGGACATCTACTGTTTAAACTTTGCTATTATTACATTGATCCCTATGGAACCCGGTGCTGAGGAGATGAGGAAATTTAGGCCAATTAGTCTTATCAATTGTGTTATTAAGATTTTTACTAAAGCTATGACAATCAGGGCCTTCCCTCTATGTGATAAGCTAATTTCTCCTAATCAAACTGCTTTTATAAAAGGGAGGTTTATCTTGGAGAGTGTGGTGATGGCCCATGAGGTGATTCATGAGGTTCATAGTATATGGGCTAGTGGGCTTATTCTTAAACTAGATTATGAGATAGCCTATGATAGAGTGAGCTGGGAATTCCTTGAGGAAATGCTCACTTCTAGAGGCTTCGGGAAAAAGTGGATTAGTTGGATTTGTAGTACTCTATTTAATATCTCCTCTTATGTGAGGATTGATGACACTAATGGGTCCCATTTTGTGTGTGGCAAAGGGCTTAAACAAGGTGACTCTTTCTCTCCACTCATTTTCAACCTTGTGGCTGATGTGTTTACAAAAATGCATTCTAAAGTTGTGAATAATGGTTTGATCTCTGGTCTTATGCCACATGTGATCCCAGGGGGTGTGGTGAGTCTTCAATATGCTGATGAGACCATACTCTTTCTGGAAAGTTTTGTGGACAAGGCTAGAAATCTGAAATGGATTCTGTCTTGTTTTGAAAAATTGTCGGGTCTCAAGATTAATTTTCATAAGACTGTTTTGCATACCATCCATGTGGATAAGGAGACTGCTAATTGCTTTGCACAAATTTTTTGTAGTAAAATGGGGACTTTCCCCTTCAAGTACTTGGGGGTGCCACTTCACTTTaagaatttgagaagagaagatttGCAGCCTATCATAGATAGCATTTCTGGTTGGTTGGTGAGGAATCTTTCTTATCCGGGTAAATTGATTTTAATATCTACTAGTATTGCCAGCATTCCTGCATATTTGATGTATGTGATGAAATTCCCTAAATGGGCTATTGATGCGATCATTTCTCAAATGTCTCACTTTTTCTGGGGGAATTATGGGGATGCACATAAATACCATTTAGCTAAATGGGCCCTCATTTCTATGAGGACGGAGTTTGGTGGCATGGGGGTGCCTAACCTGAGAGAGTTCAATATGGATTTGTTGGCTACTTGGAGTAAACGATTTTTTGATGCTAGAGATAGTGATTGGAAGAAAATCCTATGTTACAAATATGGTGTTGACAAACCTAATATTATGCATAGCAAACCAGAGTTGGGATCTCCCTTCTGGAAAAGTATATGATGGGCTTTTAGGGGTGTAAAAACCTTCTATAGGTTGAAGGTGGGTGATGGTAGGAACATCTCCTTTTGGCATGATCAGTGGGTTGGGGATATTTCTTTGAAAATAGGTTTATGGGACCTTTATAGCATCTGCCAGCAACAAGATTGTACTGTTGAGCAAATATGGGATGGGGTTGAATTGAAACTAACCTCCAGGAGATGtgtaaattcacaaacattttttgcattTCAGACTTTCTGAAAGTCACAAAGATTTTTTGAATCTGCCTACATTTTTCATATTCATGATTGTTATTCAAATTCTGGAGCATTTTCTAATTCTCGAACATTCAACAAAATCGTGAACATTGTTTGAATTTGCAATTGTTTTTCAAACTCAAGAACGTTTTTCatgttctttttttgttttctttgttttttctttctggatttttttctttatattttcctttcctttttcattttcattttctcatttttttcatacctgttatttttattcattttcaaatttattttatttttcattttccctTTTCAGTTTCATCTTACGAACATCTTTCCAATTCATGAACATTGTTCGCTAACATTTTTTTGATAtcctgattttttttaaatcacgaACCTTTTCTGACAAATTCACGGTAGTTTTTGAAATTGTTAATTTGGGGAGGACCGGCGCCACTATAAAGGAGGAGGATGACTACCTGGGCTCTCAACTGCGTGTTACAAATATGGTAAAGTCGTCGCCTTTCACCAGCGATCCAAGAGGTTGAGTGTCTTACCTGGACTCTTAACTGCTCAATGGACAATGCAATGGTCATTTTCAAAGAGTTGACGAACTCAAGACTATTCTCCGAGTTGGTGATCACACATTGCCGATTTTGAAATTTTGTTTCATAAATTTACTCTAGACACATTTTAGCTTGTAGCATTTTGTTTGTTGCATATgttgctcacacagacacacacacacacacagatatatatatatatatatatacatatatatatatatatatatatatacatgtgtttaTGAAATAAGATGCAATACAATTATGAGATGAATGTGGATGTGTGCATTATGAAAACGCATTGAATGTGTATTTTGAATACCGCTGGAACTGAAAAAGAAAACCACCCTCAAACACGAAATACATGTCGTTCTGCTAAAGAAACCACATGTAATGTTAGTATATAGGAGGTGGTACCAAATAAGAAGCCACTTCTGATGTTCCAAGCATGTGTGGCCTTTTTCTCAATGCACCGCTTACAATGATATATCATTGCATGCAGTTAGATGCCGGTCTCCAATTCTAGGCACATTAGCGACAAGGGCTTATAGGCGGATGGGACCGCCTCAGGCCCATGTACCGAAACCACCTTCAATGGCCGTTTCACTAGTATAGTCTGCATATGTTTATTTATGTTTTCTATAATAAAATTATAGTAGGAAATTTCCCACTCTTTTCATTAAAAGAAGCATAACCCATCACTTTATTAATATATAATTTGGAAGGGAAAATTACATGGAACATACATTGACCAGTGGCTACCCACGCACATAACATTTGGGTGTCAAATGAGCACTGGTGTACTAGATTATTGAAGCAATGATCATCGAAGCACGCACCCCAACATCTTTGCATGCGGGCGAGCAACAATGTTCCTCCAAATATCTCATTAGATGGAGATGCTGTTGGGGATGCCCCTGGCCGTGAGCCCCTCGGCCTCGCCCGTGTGGTCGGAGGTGTTGGGGTAGAGCAGCATGTACGGGAACTGGGCCGGCCCGTTGCGGTTCTTGAGCTGGGGGTTTCCGTTCAAGGCCACCACCTGGCTCTCGATGCCCTCCAGCCTCATGCCGAACCGCTTGAACGCCTCGAGTGCCTTGGCATCCGACGTCCACTCCGGCGTGTCACGCTGTCCGAGGTAAATCTCATCGGAGGAATGCTTGGACAAGATCTCCAGCAGAAAAATGCCAATGATGGCCTGCATTTGGTTGGTGATGGTGCGGATGAAGACCTTTTCCGGGTCGCCGGCCAGCAGTGAGTACTCCTCGGTGTCCGGCTCAGGCATCGGACGACAGCTCGCTGACGGCTTGTTGGGGTGGTAACTTGCGTACGGGTACTGCCCGAAGTTTACGGCGGCGTGCAGCGCCGACCCGGTCCAGATGATGGTGGCGCAGGCCTTGACCAGTTCCG
Above is a window of Triticum dicoccoides isolate Atlit2015 ecotype Zavitan chromosome 5B, WEW_v2.0, whole genome shotgun sequence DNA encoding:
- the LOC119311747 gene encoding linoleate 9S-lipoxygenase 2-like, producing MAVRDPSSPHKVRLLLEDYPYAVDGLAIWTAIEQWVTEYLAIYYTSDSVLQSDVELQAWWKEVREVGHGDLKDAAWWPKMKTVAELVKACATIIWTGSALHAAVNFGQYPYASYHPNKPSASCRPMPEPDTEEYSLLAGDPEKVFIRTITNQMQAIIGIFLLEILSKHSSDEIYLGQRDTPEWTSDAKALEAFKRFGMRLEGIESQVVALNGNPQLKNRNGPAQFPYMLLYPNTSDHTGEAEGLTARGIPNSISI